The segment CTATAGTGCAAAATATAACTACCGTAGAGTTTTAGAGTAGACTTATAATTTTGCTGGTCTAAAGAACTCCTGATTAGAGAACTCCCTCCACTGACCTTAATGATCATCAGCTAATGTACAAAGAGGTCTGTAAGAGTTGCCTGGGTCACTGAGCTCCTCCTCAAtgatttgtctaggatcacatagctagtatgtgtcagcaGTAGACTTGAATCccagtcttcctcattccaaagcCAGCTCCCTAGccaccataccacactgcctttcatcTATAATAGCAGGCATTCACTAAATCCTAATTTAATAGAGGAAATACCAGTCCTTCCAGTTTCTCACATGAGAAAATACTGGACCAATCAATTGTATTTCCATATCTATATACAAGAAGCTTGTTATGCTACTTCATTAGCAGCTACCTTAACAAAAATCTCTCTGAACAACGAATACCTCTTGTAATAATCAAATGCTAATGCTGAATTCAAGgcactaaaatatttattatgcacctactagtTTCAAGGCATTTCTGTGGTTAAAAAGAAATATGTCAAACAGATTCTGACTTCAAAGAACTGATAAGTCTTTTGGAGGAATGAAAACAATGATGCACAAAGTCATCATGATTGAGAGTGGGAAGAGTAAAGAAgaggttcagagaaaggaagactggtaaaggaaggaaaaactttCAGGTGAGAGAGTAAGAGTTACCTAaattgaactttgaagaaaaggAGGAGCATTGGTGAGGAAAGATGTCAGAGGGATTAAGTTCTAGACATGGGGAATGGCTCTCCTAATTTCAGAGTCAGGAAGTGAGAGATGGCAGTTACAATTCAGAGAGCATCTCTTACTCCAATTTGGCAGGAACACAGGATGCACAAGGTAATAATGTGGAATAAGGCTAGAAAACAAGGTGTGAGCCAACACTTTGTGATGGGGAATTAAAATCCAAACTAGGGTTCATGCACAAAAGCTTTTGTGTCATACCAATGTCTCAAGAGAAGTGTAGAAAGCATTCTGATGATAAAAGAAAGATGCTGCCAAGGTTTCATGTGCAcataaagttatatatatatatggtacaaCAGAATAACCACAATAAGAAAATGGGATACAAGAAATAAATAGTTGGCTACAATCATATGTTGAGTATGGTTATATTAGCAACGTACTGGGAGATGGAAATATACCTGGCATGGTGGCAAGCATTATAAATCTACTGAGCAAGGACAGTCTCGACAAATAATAGACAACGACAAATACGGAAACAAGTCACGAATacccaaagaggagagaaaagggacaaTGGATGTGATAAAGTATTAAAACAAAGCAGACTATGcaaaaaaattaataggaaatgATACAAAAATGGAGCAAGGAAATCATTTCATTGTCATTTCTGAGCAAAATCCTGACCAACAATTCAGTCTTCATTATTACAGCTTCAACTGCCTATGGACAAAGACTGTTCTTCCCTTTTACCACACTGTTGGTTATCATTCCACACACTAAAGGTGtgatagtaaatgtttaataatcagcTTCCACCCTCAAAAAAATGATGCAggacacattttttaaagtttaatctgcattataacATTTTGTTTAGCACTTTCTTATATCTAcgcaatcaacaaaataataaaacaagccCTGATTTGGATCATGCGCCTACTCTGAACAGTTAACAATTGCAGGCTGCAAACCTCTGCCTCACACAAAACACTGGATGACTGtgactcctctctccctttttcttcatcCATTTCCAGGATTTATTGAGGgagacaaaaacatttttaatcagTTGCCATATGTCCTTTCTTTGTGACCAGGACAGGGAGGGAAAACCAGAAATACTGAGCCCAGCTCCTACCACTGTCTTATTTCCCACCCCCCCAGCTCTCATTATGCTATCTGTTCCCTCTCCCCATCTTGGAGGTCCTGCTCTCCTGAATGTTATGTCAAGACTgatcctttgattatttaaacAACAGAAGGAAGAACTTGAAAGTACAGCTCTAGAGGTAAGgaggtcaaaaagaaaaatggacagCAATGAAAAATGGATGAAACAgttttgcaggaaaaaaaaaaggtaacccAACTGCCATTTATCTATGATACATGTTTTGGTGGGCCACAACACTTCTTGAATAAGGAATGGAACCATTTACATGAGATggagtttggggaaaaaagtcacggtgaaaaaaggaagcagagatgGTAGGGAAGTTAGAGTTGATCGAATATTCTGCCACAGAACTCTCCACTGACCAATGGGAAAGTACAATTTACTTTGCCCCTGGACAAAGGGACATCTGAGGGCTGTAGTAATGGAGGTAGGCAGGAAAAGGAGAACTCTAGCAATGGAGCCAGGGAACTAGGCGCTTCAATTCAAGCTAAACGTAAGTATACTTagaatatgaatttttttaaaaagtcaaagtcATCATCAAAGTGATGACAGGATATGTTCATTTgttatctataaaacaggggaGAAAGTAAGTCTGACCATTTATAAATGCAAACTGGCAGTTTCATCAACGAGCAAAATGTAATCTGTAGTCTCTTCCATACATTAATCATTCCCTATCCAAAACACCCTCCCCAGCTacatctccccattagaatgtaaatgccTTGAAAGCAGGTCTGgtttgcttgcatttgtatcctcagagcttagtaCTGTGCCTTATacacaagtgcttaataattatgggtttcttttttttttttcattcattagtcAGAACAGAGCCCTTATAAGTATGCAtctaagaagaattaaaattacaagTAACTCAAAGAGCTATCAATGAAAGTCATAAGCATTATTACCAAGGATGACTTGCACATGAAAAGAAGTCTAAGAGATATTACTGAACACATGTATTatcaaaaaagaaagtgaacttGTCATGTTTCTAGAATGGGAAAAGGTCTAAGTAGTACATTGGTACCCCCTTCCCCATATACCTAAAGAATAAGAGGAAGCCCTTCAGTAAAAGAAATGTCACGTCAGTATATCTTAACACTTTTGAGAGTATCCAATACTGAGAATTCCACCAGCCAGTCTCAGCAGCAGGAGTAAACCCAATATGAAATTTTATAGTTGAGTGACATTTTGTCAAGTTCAAAGAATTGTAACCCAGCCTTCAGAAGGGCAAAATTCatcaagaggaaggaagaaaaagactgaCTTTTCCCTCACCAAGGACTTGTCTTGCTGACACAGAGCAATGATTTTATTACATTACATGATCAAATGATTTACATGCAACATGTGATAGCTAGCCATCTGTGCATGGCACAGAAGATAAGACATTGTCGAAAAGATTGTAGTTAACCCTCAAACTAACCCTCTCAGAAAATAATCACAAAGGCCGCAGAAGAGCCAAGCCACTGGACTGAGAGTGATAACTGCACTACACGTGACTAGAGCAAGCAAATGTCAGCCACTTACAAACAATCCACAAGGGTGAAATAAAGCAGGGGGAAAACAGTCTTTGAAGTAGAACTCCAGGGCATGCAATGTCAAAACTTCTCTACGTGACATGAGACACATGGAGATGTCCCTACAGTCCGTCTCTTTGTTAATTTCCCTGTCTGAAATGAAACAGAATCTGAGCCACTATGGTCAAGAGGCCCATTTCACTGGACTATTCTCAACTTGCTCTAAATGGTCTCTGTTTTTAAGGCCCCTTCTGCAACTCTTGTTACCATGAAATGATAATACTGGAACTCTAGAACTTAATGAAATCAAGGAGATATTGATAACATTTCAGGAATGGGCTTTCTCAAAGTTATATTGGGCATTAAAAGACAGTGAGGGAGAAAAGAGCGTAACTATACAAGAAAGAATGTTACTATAAAAACTGGGACCTACAGAAAAGGGGTGTCCTTATTTTCAACTAGTTTGAACAACTTGTTTTCTGCCAACCAGTAGAGACCACGAAAGTGCTCCAGGTGACTATATCCCAAGTGTTGGCTGCATTCTTTTGGCATTCATCCAGATGGACAAACAACTCCCAagattccttttaaaatttcaaacCCTTGAGACAGAAATGAGACTTTTTCCCACTTATAGAAATGAGAATGGTGATATACTTGCAAAATGAAAGGACACTGGATGACAGTGATGATCACAATCAAACTAAAGGAATTCAAAATGGTGGTCTCACAGTTGATTTGGCCGATTAAAGAGCCTCACCTGGACAGAGGTTGAGTTTGGGGTCCTTGTTAACATTGATTTTGTTATAAGTCCCATTTGTTGGCCTGCCACGTGCTGGTGAGTTCAATGAAACACTCCTTATGGTTTCTCTCTGAACGTGAACATAGGAGGCATTCTCCGTATTCCTGTTTTTATCATTTCGTTGgtagctcattttatttttgggATTTGGAGCCTGTGCTGCTGTCAAGGAAGAGCAGAGATCAAGTGGATAAAAAAACATGACCATCAAAAGAGTAAGTTATAAAAATGAAGTCTCATTAAGTAGCAACAATTGGatctaaagaaaaatatgatCCCTTGTGTTTTTCTGGTAGTATATCctacttgttttatttctctttttaaaatctcttttctcaATAGTAGTAAACTAACTTTAATACTTTACCTTTCCTTGTCCCTGTGCCTGGGGGGTTCTTTGGTTCCTCataaatccatttcttttttttcaccccTTTAAAGTTAGGTTTCCTCGCTGACTGAGCATCATTCacttgaaaaagagaagagtttattttaaagttgattttttttttaaagagacgcTTTCTTTCAAATATTAGTATAGGTGATAATTATATATCTGCACTTCAGTGAattgaggaaaagaaataataactatACTATTTCTACTCTGATATTTTCTAGAACAAAGGGAGCTCTTTGAAGTGCTCAGAAATCTATTTTGGAAGCAGTGAATAGGAAAACAATTTTCAGCAGATTTTCTTCAGCAACAACAACGACAAAACCAAGTCTTTCACCAAAGTGTGAACtacagtaaaagaaaacaaaatctattcCAAATCTAATTCTACATCACTGACTAGTACACGTTATTAATAGTATTTGGAACATTTCAATTCTTTATTATTACTTTGGCCAAAAAATATCCCCAACAATTTCAGTCATATAATATACTTCTAACTAATCttactttgctttttttaaaactctttatcaGAGGATTTTGGCTATGTCTCTGTGGACCAAAATGCACAGATAAAAAATGAAGTATTCAGATGTAGATTCTGTGACACTGTCCTATACTTCAGGCTTCCTGAGGCTTTCCTTTGTCTTCCTCTTCATACCCTTAACTGAGGTCATTCCTAAAGGTTCTGTTCTCTACTGTCATGCTTTGCTTAACTATATTTAGTTGTTCTGAGGAATGGCACCTTcttgagtggggggagggaggagtgcaATGAATTACTGGAAAATGAGATAAAGATTACTAATAAggcataaaaatacataaaagaaaataagttcaaaagggaaaaaaattgttgCCATATGGTAAAActtagtgtttgtgtgtgtatatatatatatatatatatatatatatatatatatatatatatatatatatatatatatatatgtgtgtgtgtgtgtgtgtacatatatatatgtatatatgtatgtacgtatgtatgtctgtatgtatgtattatataacaACTATAAAACAGCTTACAGcttcatatattttaatttttatacttatatttatatattattatgtttatatatttatatacatttttatttatgctGATGAtgattaataaattgattgataattccataataaaaattaatttaaaattaacaGCTTAGATAGGACAAGGACTAGAGATGGGAAAACCATGAAGTATTTTACTGCAATAGCCCAGATAAGAGACAATAAGGGCCTTAACTAGAGAGAGTggtgggtgaaagaagagagagatttgagaAATATTGGGGAGACAGAACTGAAAGAACCGCCAAATGACTGGAGACTTTGGAAGGAAAGAATCAAAGATGCCTCTCCACAGTTTTGAGTTTGGATGAGGACCACTTACAAGCTTTCTATcatcaatagaaaatttaaaaataatagtaatcataattgggagaagaggaaggtttGGGAAAGAAATTCAGCTTCGGATATGTTAAGCTCAAGCTATTGCCCTGAATGTTCAGCAGGCTTTTGTAATTAGGGGACTAGAACTCAGAGAAATTGAATACAAGAGCTTGAGACTCATATGTACCAAGGTGACCACTGACGTAATCAGAATAGACAAAACCATTCAGAAATTATTGAGAGaaggggtgggaaaggaggaagcatAGAAGCAACCTGAGAAAGGCTAGTTTGATAGGACGACAATCAGATCAGTATAAGTAAAGATGAAGAGAATGGTCAGAACTGgtaaacagaaaggaaaggaggaaggaaggaaggaaggaaggaaggaaggaaggaaggaaggaaggaaggaaggaaggaaggaaggaaggggtcgAGAAGGATGATAACTAGCAAAAAGATAATCAAGAGGCAATTAAGAGTGTGGGGATGAAAGCAAAATTAGAGGGTGTTAATAGAAATTACTACTCTTTCTAGAAGTTTAGCACTGAAAAGGAGAAGAATATAGGTAGATAAGTTGAGGGGTGGCCTGTCAAGGGAAGCGTACGTATTTTTGACTAATGAGATCCGAATATGTTtccagacagagagaaaggagccAAGTAAGAGGAATGATGTAAGAAGAGCTAGAAGGAGTGATCAAAGGAACAAGGTCAAGAAGACACTGGAGAGGGCAAAGGGCACACTGCCACTGGAGAAAAGGCTTTGAGTTATGGACGAGCAGAGTAAAGGCCTTTACCATGAATGGCCTCGGTTTTCTCAACAAAATAGGCAAATTCATCAGTTGATGAAAGAAACACTGTGGAtactgagctgagtcttgaaaagGGAAGCGAAGGCTCGGAATGGCCACATTCCTGTGGATTGTAGGGAGTGAAAGGCTTACACTGCAGAAGTGGGTGACCTTGTGTATTTTTTCTCCAACTCTTCTGCCTCCCTAATTATGTCAGAGGAAGTGGGTCCAGTGCATTGGACTGTAGAGAGAAGCCAGTCTTGAAGAGGGGAGATTCATTATGAATAGTTTTCAATGTGTACAATATATGGGTAATcaaaagcatttatatggtatttatttgtagatcatttttttaaagtttgttcaTTAATCCTAAAAACAATCCTAAGTGATAGCTAATTGATGATATCTCAATTTTCCAGACATGAAGTCAACAAAgattatatatacttttaaaaaccatattatatTTCACAGAGGTACCAAGAGAATCTTGTCTCCTTCCTTATCAGGACCTGCCTCTTACTTCTGCGCTATAATCATTTTTGATGGTCTATTTCATCAACTGATTGGAAATAGTTCAAATATACCCAAGGTCATCTCACTTGAAGAGGGATCCTCTTTGCATTTTGTGTTGATATTCTCAGTAGCATTTAATACGAGTGTTGTAGGTACTGGTCTTGTAGTTACAGGACGCTTTGGATGAAGACTGTCCTTGATGTCTTTGGAAggagaagaacaaagaaaaatgtcagtATTAATAAAAGtaccttttaagtttaatatttcaaaattccCCCTGTGGTACTATCCCACTAATGAGAAAAATCCCAAtgtttttacatattattttttaaatgcattaagtggttgaagaatgactaaacaaattgtggtatgtgaatgtaattcAATATTATTGCACCATCAGGAATGACAAAATGGGCTGttacagaggaaactgggaagccTTTTTATGAACTAATtcagagtgaaaagagcagaaatcAAATAACCTGCACAGtgacaacaatattataaaggaaaaacagCTTGAAAAGATTTCACTCTTCTTAATGCAATGACAAACTCTGAGTCCAAAGGACCAACGGAGAAACATTCCATCCATCTCCTACCAGAAAGATGGACTTAAAATACAAAGTaagacatgattttttaaaaataatgtgggaatgtgctttgcttgactatataaGTTTGTTGGGAGGGGTTTTTTTACTGTTcaatggaagagggaagaagatgaggaaaataaatacatgtagttttttttttatgcatTAAATATCACAAGCCTTGTTCTTGTCACTACTGTTCCTCAATTTATGGcaatctggagtcagggaaatgTTTTTGAAATTTAGATACCATAGTAatgatatacttttttaaaagaaatactgtacaaaaaagataaagatgCTCATCAATTCCACAAATAGTGGTGTACTCTAAAACAGAGCAgaatgatgccacagaaagaGAATTAAAGAACCAGGCTTGCCACTCTGGCTCTTCTactcactacctgtatgacctagGCTAACTCATAtaacttctttgggtctcagtttcctcacctgtaaaatgagggtgttagactAACTGAcctcaaaggttccttccagatctatACAACCCCCAAATAAACTTTAAATTTAGCCCTCAGCACAGGTTCATACCAATCATGTCATTTTAGAGAACTAAAGTACCTTAGCAATCATTTAAACtcactcatttcacagattaggaaactagaAGGTCAGTGTCTTGAACCATAGTTCTGTTATTTCTCCCAATGTAAGTACCCTCAGACCCCTGCACTCTCTCCTTCTGACTGCTTGGTTCTTCTCAGATCCTCTCTTTTGAGGAGGAAACCCAAATCAACTGTCTCCATTTCTCTCCAGGCTGCTCTACTGACTTATCTCCCCAGAACTTTGTCTACCATGCCTCTACTctagtattttcattttctttccccttttgctTTTACCCCTTCACCACCACCCCTTCAgttttgtcttcttccattagaatgtaagtccctTGGGGAAAAGGGACCATCTTTAGTCTGACTGAATCTAATCACCAATCTACCTCTCTCCATCTATACCTATATAATACTTCCCTTGATAGACTACAACATTTATCTCaaaatttcctcatctttcattgaaattctacttTTCATATCAATGATGTAGGTTTTCCAATTAagtccatttccatttttttctgaaccCAAATAGAAAATGTTTCTTCAATCATTCTTTAACTAATTGAGAACACTGATATTACAAAGAAGTAGATATCACTGGGTAGTATtcagggaaaaaagagaggaaaaaatctcTCTTAGTGGCTAAAGGTAGTAGCTTCTTGCAGCTGGGGGTGGAAAGACTTAGGGAACCCACTTCCCTCCTTGAGAGTTCTCAGTAAAATATGAATATCAAAGTAGAAAACAAAGAACTACTCAAAGGAGGCGTTTTGAGTTCCTGATCATTTCCACACGATACTCCTCTAACTAGAGGGTTCAAAAGAGACAAGAAGGCAATCCTATCTCTCTAGTTGCAACCTGATTTCTCTGGAAACACAGCTAGATTTTTCTTCTagtgaaataaaaaaggaattggACTTTGGATTTGTGTTGTGTTATTAAGTCTGTAATATCTAATGGGCTCTTACTACATGTGCCCAAACCAATTTTAAATGGAACAAAATGATAAGAATCACAAAGATTTCTTACCTTGACTACTGTTCGAACCTTTGGACATGATGAATTCGTTCTCTTCAGTTAAAGCTTCACTTTCATTCACTCCGAGAAATATGATCCTTTGCGGCACATAGCAGTCACCCCCTGCATTAGAGGAACACAGAATCTTGGCGATGAGCCTTAGAAGTAATTTTCCCTAACCTCCCACCCAGTTCAGAAATCCCCTCAACATCAGCTCCAGCTGAGGGTGACCTGGCCTCTTGCTCGATAGACATTTCTAGTGATTGGGAAGTTCACTTATAATTTCATTTGGCAGCTCATTTTTTAAGTAGCTCAGAT is part of the Notamacropus eugenii isolate mMacEug1 chromosome 3, mMacEug1.pri_v2, whole genome shotgun sequence genome and harbors:
- the C3H12orf50 gene encoding uncharacterized protein C12orf50 homolog isoform X8; its protein translation is MEMQQNCSISCFWETQPLGCVKISCVFYHSKPRNINGLFLPPSSNASSLWTKTPEEIEEERAIKEMCYKSGEYYRFHTPPDISAKSVTSTVEKELAKPLENGNELQEGDGLTVPTKFNIFERQGEIKASLDGKPRTDLAAFENGGGDCYVPQRIIFLGVNESEALTEENEFIMSKGSNSSQDIKDSLHPKRPVTTRPVPTTLVLNATENINTKCKEDPSSSEMTLVNDAQSARKPNFKGVKKKKWIYEEPKNPPGTGTRKAAQAPNPKNKMSYQRNDKNRNTENASYVHVQRETIRSVSLNSPARGRPTNGTYNKINVNKDPKLNLCPDKYTSTSYNASTWRKRIPFSKTYSKTEKIYSEPRRNGSK